A region from the Kribbella shirazensis genome encodes:
- a CDS encoding SDR family oxidoreductase, translating into MSRGVLITGASRGVGAAAAQAFARAGDRVVLHCRGAVGRAEEIRAGLPGDGHAVVAADLGDPAAIPSLVEESATTLGRIDVLVNNAAMFVDEPVAGSRRIGHPLAETSYDEWVATWRRTLAVNLEGAAHVTWCVARQMLDTDPAAGVRRGAIVNVGSRGAYRGEPDVPAYGASKAGLHSLGQSLAASLAPYDITVTSIAPGFIATDMTESFLAGPGGDAIRAQSPFNRVATAEEVGNAIYWLASPEANWASGAVLDFNGASYLR; encoded by the coding sequence GTGTCCAGAGGAGTACTGATCACCGGTGCGTCGAGAGGTGTCGGCGCGGCCGCCGCGCAGGCGTTCGCGCGGGCCGGCGACCGGGTCGTGCTGCACTGCCGGGGTGCCGTCGGCCGCGCCGAGGAGATCCGCGCCGGCCTGCCCGGCGACGGCCACGCGGTAGTCGCCGCCGATCTCGGCGATCCGGCCGCGATCCCATCCCTGGTTGAGGAATCGGCCACCACGCTCGGTCGCATCGACGTCCTGGTGAACAATGCCGCGATGTTCGTCGACGAGCCGGTCGCGGGCTCCCGGCGGATCGGTCACCCGCTGGCCGAGACGTCGTACGACGAATGGGTCGCGACGTGGCGCCGTACCCTCGCCGTCAACCTCGAGGGCGCCGCGCACGTGACCTGGTGCGTGGCGCGACAGATGCTCGACACCGACCCCGCGGCCGGCGTACGACGGGGCGCGATCGTCAACGTGGGGTCGCGCGGCGCCTATCGCGGCGAGCCCGACGTCCCGGCGTACGGCGCCTCCAAGGCGGGACTGCACTCGCTCGGGCAGTCGCTGGCGGCATCGCTGGCGCCGTATGACATCACCGTGACGTCAATCGCGCCGGGATTCATCGCCACCGACATGACCGAGTCGTTCCTCGCCGGACCGGGCGGCGACGCGATCCGGGCCCAGAGCCCGTTCAACCGCGTCGCCACCGCCGAGGAGGTCGGGAACGCGATCTACTGGCTCGCCTCCCCCGAGGCGAACTGGGCCAGCGGTGCGGTCCTCGATTTCAACGGGGCGTCGTACCTGCGCTGA
- a CDS encoding DUF4097 family beta strand repeat-containing protein yields MSDRSATQFIDDENERIERIRIEIGSGLVEIGANPDGNGTVVSMEVDGDDDGVIFEVTDGELVIESPRNVRRGPEIQVRIATSTLLDARVKTGSGDISAAVPLRSARLSTGSGDVSLARVEKELGVNTGSGDVKVEDAGGAVRAGTGSGSITIEEAADALGLSTGSGDVHVGDAAGPTSVKVGSGDITIERIRDHSVATSGSGDVRVEIADGPSVQAETARGDVQIGVPDGLPAYLDLKTVTGRIRCDLQPGQKPDEGERALMLRARTVSGDITVVKV; encoded by the coding sequence ATGAGCGACCGGAGCGCGACCCAGTTCATCGACGACGAGAACGAGCGGATCGAGCGGATCCGGATCGAGATCGGCTCCGGCCTGGTCGAGATCGGGGCCAACCCCGACGGCAACGGCACCGTGGTGTCCATGGAGGTCGACGGCGACGACGACGGTGTGATCTTCGAGGTCACCGACGGGGAACTCGTCATCGAGAGCCCGCGGAACGTCCGCCGGGGGCCGGAGATCCAGGTCCGGATCGCCACCTCGACGCTGCTCGACGCCCGGGTCAAGACCGGCTCCGGGGACATCTCCGCGGCTGTGCCGCTGCGCTCGGCGCGGCTGTCCACCGGCTCCGGCGACGTCTCGCTGGCCCGGGTGGAGAAGGAACTCGGCGTCAACACCGGCAGCGGCGACGTCAAGGTGGAGGACGCCGGCGGCGCGGTCCGGGCCGGTACCGGTTCGGGCTCGATCACCATCGAGGAGGCCGCCGACGCGCTCGGCCTGAGCACCGGCTCCGGGGACGTCCACGTCGGCGACGCCGCCGGCCCCACCTCCGTGAAGGTCGGCTCGGGGGACATCACCATCGAGCGGATCCGCGACCACTCGGTCGCCACCTCCGGCTCCGGCGACGTCAGGGTCGAGATCGCGGACGGGCCGAGCGTCCAGGCCGAGACGGCCCGGGGCGACGTACAGATCGGGGTCCCGGACGGACTCCCGGCGTACCTGGACCTGAAGACCGTCACCGGCCGGATCCGCTGCGACCTGCAGCCCGGCCAGAAGCCGGACGAGGGAGAGCGCGCCCTGATGCTGCGCGCCCGCACGGTCTCGGGCGACATCACCGTCGTCAAGGTCTGA
- the dcd gene encoding dCTP deaminase, with protein MLLSDRDILAELDAKRVQLDPFDAAMVQPSSVDVRLDRFFRVFENHKYPHIDPAEEQPDLTRQVEPEGEEPFILHPGEFVLGSTYELVTLPDDVAARLEGKSSLGRLGLLTHSTAGFIDPGFSGHVTLELSNVATLPIKLWPGMKIGQLCFFRLSSPAEHPYGSEKYGSRYQGQRGPTPSRSYKNFHRSDV; from the coding sequence GTGCTGCTCTCCGACCGTGACATCTTGGCCGAGCTCGACGCGAAGCGGGTCCAGCTGGACCCGTTCGATGCTGCGATGGTGCAGCCGTCGAGTGTCGACGTACGGCTGGACCGGTTCTTCCGGGTCTTCGAGAACCACAAGTACCCGCACATCGACCCGGCCGAGGAACAGCCCGACCTGACCCGGCAGGTGGAGCCGGAGGGCGAGGAGCCGTTCATCCTGCATCCCGGTGAGTTCGTCCTGGGATCGACGTACGAGCTGGTCACGCTGCCCGACGACGTGGCCGCCCGCCTCGAGGGCAAGTCGTCGCTCGGCCGGCTCGGGCTGCTCACGCACTCGACGGCCGGGTTCATCGACCCCGGCTTCTCCGGCCACGTGACGCTCGAGCTGTCGAACGTCGCGACGCTGCCGATCAAGCTCTGGCCGGGGATGAAGATCGGCCAGCTGTGCTTCTTCCGGCTCTCCTCCCCCGCCGAGCACCCGTACGGCTCGGAGAAGTACGGCTCCCGGTACCAGGGCCAGCGCGGCCCGACGCCGTCCCGCTCCTACAAGAACTTCCACCGCAGCGACGTCTGA
- a CDS encoding MarR family transcriptional regulator, producing MATDASDAVDNLEKELVTLARRLRGLQRTLSDEAHPDLEPAQYALLNHVEELAPVRMADLVAALEVDKGPVSRACARLEEEGLLKRAADKSDARATLLTLTAAGKRKLTAARKKRHKVIEDLLKDWSPTQVKTFATQVSKFNKLAN from the coding sequence GTGGCAACAGACGCAAGTGACGCGGTGGACAACCTGGAGAAGGAGCTCGTCACGTTGGCGCGGCGGCTGCGCGGTCTGCAGCGGACGCTGTCCGACGAGGCGCACCCGGACCTGGAGCCGGCGCAGTACGCGTTGCTGAACCACGTGGAGGAGCTGGCACCGGTGCGGATGGCCGACCTGGTGGCAGCGCTCGAGGTGGACAAGGGCCCGGTCAGCCGGGCCTGCGCGCGACTCGAGGAAGAGGGTCTGCTGAAGCGGGCGGCCGACAAGTCGGACGCGCGGGCGACCCTGCTGACGCTGACGGCGGCCGGCAAGCGCAAGCTGACGGCGGCCCGGAAGAAGCGGCACAAGGTGATCGAGGACCTGCTCAAGGACTGGTCGCCGACGCAGGTCAAGACCTTCGCCACCCAGGTGTCGAAGTTCAACAAGCTGGCCAACTGA
- a CDS encoding alkaline phosphatase D family protein, with product MRSTRRNFLTVSGAAAALALGGSLPEIRTAAAGWTGRADRRDPFTLGVASGDPLPDAVVIWTRLAPDPLAPFGGMDRRPVEVQWQVAEDEQFHRIARSGTARTGPEASHSVHVDVRGLRPWREYWYRFRVDGQLSPVGRTKTAPAYDAQISELSLAFASCQAWWEGWYTAYGDMARREHDVVFFLGDYIYEFGIDRGIRPHSNEPHITRQTVTLDEYRQRYAAYKMDPDLQSAHASAPWVVTLDDHEVVDNWADEAHPSAPPAQFRVRRANAFRAYWEHMPLRLSQLPKGPDMQLYRRFRYGRLAEFSVLDTRQYRSDQAYGDGTKAPGPETKDPARTITGAEQEKWLLDGWTASQTRWNVVAHQTAIARLDTKEGPEVLVPMDTWDGYEASRNRILGGAVQRRIRNLVSIAGDLHRSVASDLKLDFDDPASATVGTEFVGTSISSGMDGQDLDPGGATLLRENPHMKFGNFQRGYVSCSITPQRWVSDYRVVDKVSIQGGTVSTRAKLLVEDGRPGIAEVQQ from the coding sequence ATGCGGAGTACTCGACGTAACTTCCTCACCGTCAGCGGGGCAGCGGCGGCGCTCGCGCTGGGCGGCAGTCTTCCGGAGATCAGGACCGCGGCGGCGGGGTGGACCGGCCGGGCCGACCGGCGGGATCCGTTCACGCTCGGCGTCGCGTCCGGCGATCCGTTGCCGGACGCGGTGGTGATCTGGACGCGGCTGGCCCCCGATCCGCTCGCGCCGTTCGGCGGGATGGACCGGCGGCCAGTCGAGGTCCAGTGGCAGGTCGCGGAGGACGAGCAGTTCCACCGGATCGCCCGAAGCGGGACCGCCCGGACCGGCCCCGAGGCGAGTCATTCGGTGCACGTCGACGTCCGCGGACTGCGACCGTGGCGGGAGTACTGGTACCGCTTCCGGGTGGACGGGCAGCTCAGCCCGGTCGGACGAACCAAGACCGCCCCGGCGTACGACGCGCAGATCTCCGAGCTCTCGCTGGCCTTCGCGTCCTGCCAGGCGTGGTGGGAGGGCTGGTACACGGCGTACGGCGACATGGCCCGGCGTGAGCACGACGTCGTGTTCTTCCTCGGCGACTACATCTACGAGTTCGGCATCGACCGCGGCATCCGCCCGCATTCGAACGAGCCGCACATCACCCGGCAGACCGTGACGCTCGACGAGTACCGGCAGCGCTACGCGGCGTACAAGATGGACCCCGACCTGCAGAGCGCGCACGCCAGCGCGCCGTGGGTCGTGACGCTCGACGACCACGAGGTGGTCGACAACTGGGCCGACGAAGCGCATCCGAGCGCGCCGCCGGCGCAGTTCCGGGTACGGCGAGCCAACGCGTTCCGCGCGTACTGGGAACACATGCCACTGCGCCTCTCGCAGCTGCCCAAGGGCCCGGACATGCAGCTGTACCGGCGGTTCAGGTACGGGCGGCTTGCGGAGTTCAGCGTGCTGGACACGCGCCAGTACCGCTCCGACCAGGCGTACGGCGACGGCACGAAGGCGCCAGGTCCGGAGACCAAGGACCCGGCGCGCACGATCACCGGCGCCGAGCAGGAGAAGTGGCTGCTCGACGGCTGGACTGCCTCGCAGACGCGGTGGAACGTGGTGGCGCACCAGACCGCGATCGCCCGGCTGGACACGAAGGAGGGGCCGGAGGTGCTGGTCCCGATGGACACCTGGGACGGGTACGAGGCGTCGCGCAACCGGATCCTCGGCGGCGCGGTGCAGCGCAGGATCCGCAACCTGGTGTCGATCGCGGGCGACCTGCACCGCAGCGTCGCGTCGGACCTGAAGCTCGACTTCGACGACCCGGCGTCCGCGACGGTCGGCACCGAGTTCGTCGGTACGTCGATCTCGTCCGGGATGGACGGTCAGGACCTGGATCCGGGCGGCGCGACGTTGCTGCGGGAGAACCCGCACATGAAGTTCGGCAACTTCCAGCGCGGGTACGTCAGCTGCAGCATCACGCCGCAGCGCTGGGTCTCCGACTACCGCGTTGTCGACAAGGTGTCCATCCAGGGCGGCACCGTGAGCACACGCGCCAAGCTCCTCGTCGAGGACGGCCGCCCCGGCATCGCGGAGGTACAGCAATGA